In Alteribacter keqinensis, the sequence GATGATTGGGTAACATTACCCGTTAATGAGGATTTATACCACCAGAAACTGACAGAAAAAATAAAACAATCAAAAATCGGGAAATCTGTTTCAGATAAAACGTTGAGTGTGGACGGAACATACTAAGTCAGTGGAAAGGAAGTCATTAAATGACTAAAAAGCAGGGAATGAACTATGCCCCAAAAGGAAAACCGAACAAAGTCGTTAAAAAAGGAGAGTTTGTCTTCGCGGCAATCTCTCTGGACCATGGACATATTTACGGGATGTGTAACGGATTAATTGAGGCAGGGGCAGACTTGAAATGGGTCTATGATCCGGATCCTGAGAAAGTAAAGGCCTTTATAAAAATTTATCCTGATGTAAAAGAAGCTTCTTCTGAAGAACAAATTCTAACTGACGATGACGTAAAACTGGTAGCAGGTGCAGCTGTACCATCTGAACGCTGCGCTTTGGGGATGAGGGTTATGGATCATGGCAAAGACTACTTTACAGACAAAACACCATTTACGACACTCGAACAGTTAGAAGAAGCTAGGAACAAAGTTTTGCAAACGGGTTTAAAATACATGGTCTATTACAGTGAACGCTTGCATGTTGAAAGTGCTGTGTTTGCAGGACAGTTGATTGAAAAGGGAGCAATCGGCAGGGTAATACAGGTTACAGGCTTCGGTCCTCACCGTCTTAATTTAAAGAGCCGGCCTGACTGGTTTTTTCAGAAAGAGAAGTACGGTG encodes:
- a CDS encoding Gfo/Idh/MocA family protein is translated as MTKKQGMNYAPKGKPNKVVKKGEFVFAAISLDHGHIYGMCNGLIEAGADLKWVYDPDPEKVKAFIKIYPDVKEASSEEQILTDDDVKLVAGAAVPSERCALGMRVMDHGKDYFTDKTPFTTLEQLEEARNKVLQTGLKYMVYYSERLHVESAVFAGQLIEKGAIGRVIQVTGFGPHRLNLKSRPDWFFQKEKYGGILCDIGSHQIEQFLHYAGCKNAEVVHSKVANYDAKEYSELEDYGDATLIGDNGATHFFKVDWFTPEGLSNWGDGRTFILGTEGSIEIRKYVDVARDHEGDHLYLVNKEGEYHYPLKGKVGFPFFGQLILDCLNRTENAMTQEHAFKAAELCLKAQLQAITVEQNWGI